tttttctacttatttcaagtgaaaatttacttgaaacaggtgaaaattgtcaaataagttatttttctggtgttatttttctggtgatgactctaaatgttgaaatagcagtaaaaccacattcattgatgaaatgacataagggatggaaaggggggatgacagttttacaggggggatgattttgactgtttttatttcaggggggatgccatcacccctcatcccccctcaactcgagtactggcgaCAAGTAACCACAAGTATCCAAGTCAGGACTAGTATACATTTCAACTTTGCTGGTTGATAGAGCTGATATAATTATTTAATCTATTTTCTGTTGATTGCTTTTTGCAGTGGCTTGAAAAGCATGATCAAGAATAATAAAACCAATGTGAAAAATAAGAGGGAACAAAAAAGGTCAAGTCAAGAGAGAACAAAGAACTTCCCTAAGGATAGACTTTGACGCCACAAATCCCTGGTAAAATTGCCCTGAAAAATTCCTCAGGTATCAATCAATGACCTGATCTGTATGCATATGCAACTGTCCAAATATCTCTGGGAGTAAATTTAGATCAGCAGTTCTGCAATGGCGCCAAAACAACTGGCGTAGCGTTTGTGTAATGAAAGAGGCTTTAACAGAGTCCGTGCAAAATCAGCACGATTAGAATAAAATGGTCATCAGAATGCACAAATATCCCAcatgtccacacacacacacacacacacacacacacacacacacacacacacacacacacacacacacacacacacacacacacacacacacacacacacacacacacacacaaatgaaacGAACAATTAGAGTAGGACACGCATTACAATTAGCACACCTGACAAACACACTCCAACTGATTAGTGCCTTTCAAGTGTTCATTAAAGGTCAGCTGGTCAGAGTCTGATAATTAGAGCTTAATGAAAGATAAAAGTGTTTAGCACAAGGTAGAATAAGAGAAGAAAACAGGTGCtagaaaaagagacaaaaggTTATCAAGTTCAAAGAATGTCTGTCTCTCTGCTTGTTCCCGTTTCATCTTCGTTTGCaccagttttttttaatgttctttatttctctcaATGCAGATAGTATCAATAGTAAACaaatatttcatatttcattGAAATTGAGAAAAATGTTGTAAGAAAAGAAAGATTAGAAaacaacagaggtgtcaaaagtattcacattcattactcaggtagaagtatagatactagagtttaaaaatactcctgtagaagttgaagtatcaactcaagttttttactcaagtaaaagtataaaagtactgatttcaaaactacttaaagtataaaagtaaaagtaatgtaagggggaaaaaagccattaaggacaaaagccattgaaaatgaatgtatcttagtataatgcaaatatattaaagaaccatatatgtgtactattgagcattaacatgtgtttcagagagcaggagatatgatgactagttacctataagtattgtaatggtgcaaaaagtcaaacttcagaggcatgttatcatttatcctaacctttattggaatgtacatccaagtttagttgcaggaatctgagggaacggatgtaagaacaaaactggacaagaacatctgaaacaaccacaaccaaattcactctatccggatggagcaatttaactggatagttttttttcaaaggccgaaatgaaatagagtaacgaggctgtttttaaaatgtaaggagtaaaaagtacagatgattgcgtgaaaatgtaaaagtaaaaagtcgtctgaaaaataattactccagtgaagtatagataaccaaaatttctacttaagtaacgtaacaaagtatttgtactttgttacttgacacctctggaaaacaaatacaaagaaaagtaaTAATCAAACAGTTGTAAAATGTTAGTTTTCCCCTGGTTAACATGTTCGCtaaatcatttcatttcaatgACAGCTGGAGCTCAGAACCCCGTGCTCAGGGTGTCGGTCTCGGTGGGCGTCTTGTGTGGGCTGGGTAAACTCTTCAGGTACTCCAAATGCCTGCGGGCTTCGGCCTGGTTCTGCCTGACGTAGTACACGACGTACACGATGACCATAAAGAACCAGACGAACATGGTCACCAGCATGGCTACGTCGGTGGTTTTCCTCTGCAGACTGCAGAAGTTCACCCCAGAATCCAAGAGTTTGACCAGCGGCTGCCCCGAGTGCTCGGTGTGCGAGCCCAGGTCCTCCCACcggctcccctctcccaccccTCGCACCGAGCTCTCGCAGATGATGCCGTTCACCGTCTCGGGCTCCAGGTTGAGCGTCTCCATCAGCTCCTGCAGGGTGCAGTCACAGTGCCAGGGATTGTGGTAGAGGCGCGTCTTTGCGCGGGTGGAACCGAACTCGTCCCTGCTGGCGTGCCTGAGTTGGTTGTGCGAAAGGTCCAGCAGGCGCAGCTCGGGGCCCACGTGCCGCAGCATCCCCGAGGCCAGAGAGTCTATGCGGTTGTGGGACAGGTACAGGTCCCGCAGGTGGACCAGACGGCTGAAGGCACTCTCAGGGATGTCCCGGATGTAGTTGCGTTCCAGGTGGAGGGAGACGGTGTCTGACGGGATCCCCTCGGGGATCTCCCGCAGCCCGGCGTCCGAGCAGATCACGGTGGCCGTGTCCCAGGCACAATGGCAGCTGTCTGGGCACTGCGGGGTCGCCTGACCCCAGAGAGCCGAGAACATGAACGACACACAAAACCAGGAGTTGAGGTCCAGTCCTTTACCCCTCCCCCTTCCACTTCCTGCGACGGTGGCA
This genomic window from Cololabis saira isolate AMF1-May2022 chromosome 8, fColSai1.1, whole genome shotgun sequence contains:
- the LOC133449267 gene encoding leucine-rich repeat-containing protein 3-like, with translation MCTARCKERCATVAGSGRGRGKGLDLNSWFCVSFMFSALWGQATPQCPDSCHCAWDTATVICSDAGLREIPEGIPSDTVSLHLERNYIRDIPESAFSRLVHLRDLYLSHNRIDSLASGMLRHVGPELRLLDLSHNQLRHASRDEFGSTRAKTRLYHNPWHCDCTLQELMETLNLEPETVNGIICESSVRGVGEGSRWEDLGSHTEHSGQPLVKLLDSGVNFCSLQRKTTDVAMLVTMFVWFFMVIVYVVYYVRQNQAEARRHLEYLKSLPSPHKTPTETDTLSTGF